From Halotia branconii CENA392, the proteins below share one genomic window:
- the hpnA gene encoding hopanoid-associated sugar epimerase: MLNPQSQKVFVTGGTGFIGAHLVRLLLQQRYTVKALVRPSSNLDNLRSLDVEITQGDLNDPNLWQQMAGCQYLFHVAAYYSLWQTDKELLYRHNVLGTRNVLVAAQKAGIERTVYTSSVAAIGVGSSGKVVDETHQSSLEKLVGDYKKSKYLAEQAAMQAAATGQEVVIVNPSSPIGSLDIKPTPTGDIILRFLRRQMPVYLNTGLNFIDVRDVAWGHLLALQRGKSGDRYILGHQNLTLKQLLDQLAQITNLAAPQRTVPAWLPLNVAWIDEKILAPLGKSPSVPLDGVRMAKQLMYYDASKAVRELGLPQSPVQAALKDAVDWFVNQGYVN; encoded by the coding sequence TTGCTAAATCCACAATCTCAAAAGGTTTTTGTCACCGGGGGTACAGGTTTTATTGGCGCTCATTTGGTACGGTTGTTATTGCAACAGAGATACACAGTCAAAGCTCTGGTACGCCCTAGTAGTAACTTAGACAATTTACGTAGTCTGGATGTGGAAATTACCCAGGGCGACTTAAATGACCCCAATCTCTGGCAACAGATGGCAGGTTGCCAATACTTATTTCATGTTGCAGCTTATTATTCTCTGTGGCAAACAGACAAAGAACTACTCTATCGCCATAACGTGTTGGGTACGCGTAATGTGCTAGTAGCTGCCCAAAAAGCAGGAATTGAACGCACTGTATACACCAGCTCTGTGGCAGCTATCGGCGTAGGTTCATCTGGTAAAGTAGTAGATGAAACTCATCAAAGTTCCCTAGAAAAATTGGTTGGTGACTACAAAAAATCTAAGTATTTAGCTGAACAAGCAGCCATGCAAGCCGCCGCTACTGGTCAAGAAGTAGTTATTGTTAATCCCAGTAGCCCCATTGGCTCGTTAGATATTAAGCCTACCCCCACTGGTGATATAATTCTGCGGTTTTTGCGGCGACAAATGCCAGTATACTTAAATACTGGTCTAAATTTTATTGATGTACGAGATGTGGCTTGGGGACATTTACTAGCTTTGCAAAGGGGAAAATCAGGCGATCGCTATATTTTAGGTCATCAAAACCTCACTTTAAAGCAATTACTAGATCAACTTGCCCAAATTACAAATCTTGCAGCACCCCAACGGACTGTACCTGCTTGGTTGCCCCTCAATGTGGCATGGATTGATGAAAAAATTCTTGCACCACTGGGAAAAAGCCCCTCAGTGCCTTTGGATGGTGTGCGGATGGCGAAACAACTTATGTATTACGATGCTTCCAAGGCAGTACGAGAATTGGGTTTACCTCAGTCTCCGGTGCAAGCTGCGCTCAAGGATGCTGTGGATTGGTTTGT
- a CDS encoding type II toxin-antitoxin system VapC family toxin: MKILLDTNVIIDDALEREPFLAASEQVLVMVEERTIEGYISASIVSNLYYIIRRSRNREWAASYLKQLVTFCRIATVDSHTINMALNVNFKDFEDAIQYSTAVINRLDAIITRNSGDFPVASPRILTPEQLIQELTNTP; this comes from the coding sequence GTGAAAATCTTGTTAGATACTAATGTCATTATTGATGATGCTCTTGAACGTGAACCTTTCCTAGCAGCCAGCGAACAAGTTTTGGTAATGGTTGAGGAAAGAACAATTGAAGGTTATATTTCTGCTTCAATTGTTAGTAATTTGTACTATATTATCCGTCGCTCAAGGAATCGAGAGTGGGCTGCTAGTTATTTAAAACAGTTAGTCACTTTCTGCCGTATTGCTACTGTAGACAGCCATACAATCAACATGGCGTTAAACGTAAATTTTAAAGATTTTGAAGATGCTATTCAATACAGCACTGCGGTAATTAATCGTTTGGATGCAATTATTACTCGCAATTCTGGAGATTTTCCTGTAGCTAGTCCCCGGATTCTTACGCCTGAACAACTAATTCAAGAATTGACAAATACACCATGA
- a CDS encoding prevent-host-death family protein, with translation MTTRELLCQELANTSDELLLPVLQFLQFLKAHPIQSADLELETLETIISLWQGLAESDRGEGLPATQALEELRDFCFF, from the coding sequence ATGACGACACGCGAACTCTTATGCCAGGAACTAGCAAACACGTCTGATGAACTCTTGCTGCCAGTGCTGCAATTTTTGCAATTCCTCAAAGCGCATCCTATTCAATCTGCTGATCTTGAACTTGAAACCCTGGAAACCATTATCAGTCTTTGGCAGGGATTAGCGGAGTCTGATCGTGGTGAAGGACTTCCTGCAACCCAAGCGTTAGAAGAACTGCGTGACTTCTGCTTTTTCTGA
- a CDS encoding efflux RND transporter permease subunit, with protein MVKLNSSKSARERFNISKLAIDFSWLTVSFWIAVTVAGVLAFSSLKYALFPDITFPVVVVNATAPLTTALDTEAKLTQPLEERLRSLEGLENIRSSTYPSQTAVSLSFAVGTNLETSTRSVETALKQLTLPEKANYKIIPLNLNESAAISYAIESPNQSLTALSQLAKNQIVPAIAKLPGVLKVSLLGDPTLKSANTNATALPGGGATLVRFNGQEALAFQVIKRGSANTLEVVSQVETAVQKLRTNLKDVKLTLAATQAEYIRHATQSTIDALMEAVLLSIVVIFPFLWNWRATLISALAIPTSLLATFIVMAIFGFNLETITLLALALVIGSVIDDAIIDVENIMRHIEDGESPRQAAFSATAEIGLTVIATTATAVAVFLPIGLMGGVVGQFFKPFGITVSAAMIASTLVARTLSPVLAIYWLKPVASSSVRREGTKWTAFTQIYRNLLHWSLNHRKIVIGLAILSFIAGMAIVPLIPKGFIPKLDRGEFNITYTVPLPSIPGGVGVQRENPNSQLPTFNPLNDSLEVAKKLEAVVRKSPAVATVFTTVGSREGEPNKGTLYVKLKDDHNISTAELQDQFRSTLPVLPGVTTSVEDIQFVDTGGQKPLQIALRGNNLQALNQAAKAIKERIEKRPGFADVTVTGEANQQGQVFQIERLNNQRVAYVSANLGKDLSLGDATDQVVAEAEAVLPANVSIDLGADSARQSEVFSSFGTTLILSALCIILVLILLFRSWVDPVVIGVSLPLAIVGAMLALLFTKSDFGMISLIGFVFLLGLANKNAILLVDYINQLRKTGLSKQDAILQAGPVRLRPIMMTTASTILGMLPLALGFGAGAELRSPMAIAIAGGLISSTILSLIVVPVVYAILDDWFSSHKT; from the coding sequence ATGGTAAAGCTTAATAGCTCAAAATCCGCACGAGAACGCTTCAATATTTCCAAGTTGGCAATTGACTTTTCGTGGTTGACGGTAAGTTTTTGGATTGCTGTAACGGTAGCTGGAGTTTTGGCTTTCAGTTCCCTCAAATACGCTTTGTTTCCAGATATTACTTTTCCTGTGGTGGTGGTGAATGCTACAGCACCTTTAACTACTGCCCTGGATACAGAAGCCAAACTTACCCAACCTCTTGAGGAGCGCCTTCGCTCTTTGGAAGGACTAGAAAATATCCGTTCTTCCACTTATCCTAGTCAAACTGCCGTTAGTTTATCTTTTGCTGTTGGCACGAATTTAGAAACATCGACTCGCAGTGTCGAAACTGCACTGAAACAGTTGACCTTACCTGAGAAAGCAAATTACAAAATTATTCCCCTAAACTTGAACGAGTCAGCTGCAATTAGCTATGCCATTGAGAGTCCTAATCAGAGTTTAACAGCACTGAGTCAGCTAGCAAAAAACCAAATTGTGCCAGCGATCGCCAAATTGCCAGGAGTTCTCAAAGTCTCACTGTTAGGCGATCCTACTTTAAAATCAGCAAATACAAACGCAACTGCCCTGCCTGGAGGAGGGGCAACATTAGTGCGGTTTAATGGTCAAGAAGCTTTGGCATTTCAGGTAATTAAACGTGGTAGCGCCAACACTTTAGAAGTGGTGAGTCAAGTAGAAACAGCAGTCCAAAAGTTACGTACTAACCTCAAGGATGTCAAACTCACCTTAGCTGCTACCCAGGCAGAATATATCCGCCACGCCACCCAGTCAACAATAGATGCGCTGATGGAAGCCGTCTTGTTATCAATCGTGGTAATTTTTCCTTTTCTATGGAACTGGCGAGCAACTTTGATCTCTGCTTTGGCGATTCCTACGTCTTTGTTGGCAACGTTTATTGTCATGGCAATTTTTGGCTTTAACCTAGAAACGATTACGTTACTAGCTTTAGCCTTGGTAATTGGTAGTGTGATTGACGATGCGATCATTGATGTAGAAAACATCATGCGACACATTGAAGATGGAGAAAGTCCTCGTCAAGCCGCCTTTTCAGCTACAGCTGAAATTGGGTTAACAGTCATTGCTACCACTGCGACAGCAGTAGCGGTTTTTTTACCGATTGGTTTGATGGGTGGTGTAGTTGGGCAATTCTTTAAGCCTTTCGGGATCACGGTTTCCGCAGCGATGATTGCTTCAACTTTGGTTGCTCGAACTTTATCCCCAGTACTGGCTATTTACTGGTTGAAACCTGTCGCATCCAGTTCTGTAAGGCGAGAAGGGACTAAATGGACAGCTTTTACTCAAATTTACCGAAACTTACTGCACTGGTCTTTAAACCACCGCAAAATAGTGATTGGATTGGCCATACTTAGCTTTATCGCAGGTATGGCAATAGTTCCTTTGATTCCCAAAGGATTTATTCCTAAATTAGATCGGGGCGAGTTTAATATTACTTATACGGTTCCTTTGCCGAGTATACCTGGGGGGGTTGGGGTACAGCGAGAAAATCCCAACTCTCAACTGCCAACTTTCAATCCTCTAAATGATTCTTTGGAAGTTGCTAAAAAACTAGAAGCAGTAGTCAGAAAATCTCCAGCAGTGGCAACGGTGTTTACTACTGTTGGTTCGCGTGAGGGTGAGCCAAATAAAGGCACGTTATATGTCAAGCTCAAGGATGACCACAATATCTCAACTGCGGAACTACAAGATCAATTTCGCTCTACTTTGCCTGTTTTACCTGGAGTAACTACCAGTGTCGAAGATATTCAATTTGTGGATACCGGCGGTCAAAAACCACTCCAGATAGCCTTACGGGGTAATAATCTACAAGCACTCAATCAAGCTGCCAAAGCTATTAAAGAAAGAATTGAGAAAAGACCAGGATTTGCTGATGTTACAGTCACAGGTGAAGCCAATCAACAGGGTCAGGTTTTTCAGATTGAACGTCTTAACAATCAACGAGTAGCTTATGTCAGCGCTAACCTCGGCAAAGATTTATCCTTGGGTGATGCTACAGATCAAGTCGTTGCTGAAGCTGAGGCGGTGTTACCTGCAAATGTCTCTATTGATTTGGGAGCAGATTCTGCCCGTCAAAGCGAAGTATTTAGCAGCTTTGGTACTACCCTGATTTTATCGGCACTGTGCATCATCTTAGTACTAATTTTACTATTTAGAAGCTGGGTAGACCCAGTGGTAATTGGTGTCTCTCTTCCTTTGGCAATTGTCGGGGCGATGCTGGCATTACTCTTTACTAAAAGCGACTTTGGCATGATCTCATTGATCGGCTTTGTGTTTTTATTGGGATTAGCCAACAAAAATGCCATTTTATTAGTAGATTACATTAACCAGCTTCGTAAAACTGGTTTAAGTAAACAAGACGCAATTCTTCAAGCTGGGCCAGTACGTCTGCGACCAATTATGATGACCACTGCTTCCACGATTTTGGGAATGTTACCACTGGCTTTAGGCTTTGGTGCTGGTGCAGAATTGCGATCGCCTATGGCAATTGCGATCGCTGGTGGCTTGATAAGTTCAACTATCCTCAGCTTAATTGTTGTGCCAGTAGTCTACGCCATTTTAGATGATTGGTTTTCGTCACATAAAACTTAG
- a CDS encoding Uma2 family endonuclease, with product MTQSLPKLLTFNEFSEWYPNDGKRYELHQGVIFEMPPPTGAHEKVVGFIARKLTVEFDRLNLPYTIPKTALVKTPAAESTYLPDVLLLNLDNLNKEPLFQKQSIVSQAASVPIVIEVVSTNWRDDYYNKFRDYEEMGIPEYWIVDYAALGARKFIGNPKQSTIFVCELVDDEYQMTSFQGNTAISSPTFPKLNLTAQQIFDAAN from the coding sequence ATGACTCAATCCTTGCCCAAATTACTCACATTCAATGAATTTAGCGAATGGTATCCCAACGATGGTAAACGCTATGAATTGCATCAGGGAGTAATTTTTGAAATGCCACCCCCAACCGGAGCGCATGAAAAAGTTGTAGGCTTTATAGCCCGAAAGCTAACTGTTGAGTTTGATCGCTTGAACCTTCCCTACACTATTCCCAAAACCGCATTAGTCAAAACTCCTGCTGCCGAATCCACTTATTTGCCTGATGTGTTGCTGCTAAATCTTGATAATCTCAACAAGGAACCGCTTTTTCAAAAACAGTCAATAGTCAGCCAAGCAGCATCAGTTCCCATAGTTATTGAAGTTGTTTCAACTAACTGGCGAGATGATTACTACAATAAATTTAGAGATTATGAAGAAATGGGTATTCCTGAATATTGGATTGTCGATTATGCTGCGTTAGGTGCAAGAAAGTTCATCGGCAATCCCAAACAATCTACAATTTTTGTATGTGAACTGGTTGATGATGAATATCAAATGACATCGTTTCAAGGCAACACAGCGATTTCATCACCTACTTTTCCCAAATTAAATTTAACCGCACAGCAGATTTTTGATGCGGCTAACTAA
- a CDS encoding dienelactone hydrolase family protein, whose product MKEITRRQFIATATLATGFALAVQPISAQVITTDEKGLVAGAVKIPVKDGEIPAYRAMPAKGKNFPTILVIHEIFGVHEHMQDVCRRFAKLGYLAIAPELFVRQGDVSKLSSIDEIRPVVAKVPDTQVMSDLDATVDWAMKSSKGNTNKLGITGFCWGGRITWLYAAHNPKVNAGVAWYGRLVGDDTELTPKHPVDIAANLKVPILGLYGGKDTGIPLDTVEQMREALKSSNSKSKIIVYPNASHAFFADYRPSYREEAAKDGWQRLKAWFNQHGL is encoded by the coding sequence ATGAAAGAAATAACACGCCGCCAATTTATCGCCACTGCCACTTTGGCGACGGGTTTTGCTCTGGCAGTGCAACCCATTTCTGCCCAAGTTATTACTACTGATGAGAAGGGACTGGTAGCTGGTGCAGTGAAAATTCCCGTTAAAGATGGCGAAATTCCAGCATATAGAGCAATGCCTGCTAAGGGTAAAAATTTTCCGACTATCTTAGTAATTCACGAAATATTTGGTGTACACGAACACATGCAGGATGTTTGCCGTCGTTTTGCTAAGTTGGGGTACTTGGCGATCGCTCCAGAATTATTTGTGCGTCAAGGTGATGTCTCGAAATTAAGTAGTATAGATGAAATTCGCCCCGTAGTAGCTAAAGTTCCAGATACCCAAGTCATGTCTGATCTCGATGCCACAGTAGATTGGGCTATGAAGTCATCAAAGGGTAATACCAATAAATTGGGAATTACGGGTTTTTGCTGGGGTGGTCGTATTACTTGGTTGTATGCGGCACATAATCCTAAGGTGAATGCAGGCGTTGCATGGTATGGGCGATTGGTGGGCGATGACACTGAATTAACGCCCAAGCATCCTGTAGATATTGCGGCTAATTTGAAAGTCCCTATTCTCGGACTCTACGGAGGTAAAGATACAGGCATCCCTCTTGATACAGTAGAACAGATGCGCGAGGCTCTCAAGTCTAGCAATAGCAAATCTAAAATCATTGTCTACCCTAATGCATCCCACGCCTTTTTTGCCGATTATCGTCCCTCCTACCGCGAGGAAGCAGCTAAAGATGGATGGCAACGTTTAAAAGCATGGTTTAATCAGCATGGCCTGTGA
- a CDS encoding phosphorylase — protein sequence MSDFLPINRILVPQGAEYKAVCRGLSRVSGTTPTVMPIPVGIKPLTQYLQQLPEDKNSWNQPQSQVLVMGICGSLSQRHSVGDIVLYQDCVYQGKLQECDRTFTAQLQSALPDKVSLVKSLTSDRVVWSAAQKCHLGKTSKADVVDMEGFAALEFFKNTQVAVAMLRVVSDDCHHDIPDLTSAINSDGSLNPLLLAIKLLKQPLAATRLIKGSLKALKVLEQVTISLFSS from the coding sequence ATGTCTGATTTCCTCCCCATTAACAGGATTTTAGTACCGCAGGGAGCCGAGTACAAAGCTGTGTGTCGTGGCTTGAGCCGAGTTTCTGGCACTACTCCAACTGTGATGCCGATACCAGTTGGTATCAAACCTTTAACTCAATACCTGCAACAATTACCAGAGGATAAAAACTCCTGGAACCAACCACAATCGCAAGTGCTGGTTATGGGTATATGTGGCAGCTTAAGCCAGCGTCACAGTGTTGGTGACATTGTGCTGTATCAGGATTGTGTTTATCAAGGGAAACTACAAGAGTGCGATCGCACTTTCACTGCACAGTTGCAATCTGCTTTACCAGATAAAGTATCTCTAGTCAAATCATTAACAAGCGATCGCGTAGTTTGGTCTGCTGCCCAAAAATGCCATCTTGGTAAAACATCAAAGGCTGATGTTGTTGATATGGAAGGATTTGCTGCTTTAGAGTTTTTTAAGAATACCCAGGTAGCAGTGGCAATGTTGCGAGTAGTTAGTGACGACTGTCACCATGATATTCCTGACCTGACATCAGCAATCAATTCTGATGGCTCTCTTAATCCTTTACTCTTAGCAATTAAATTACTTAAACAACCTCTGGCTGCTACTAGATTAATTAAAGGTTCTTTAAAGGCACTCAAAGTTTTAGAACAAGTAACAATATCGCTATTTTCTAGCTAG
- a CDS encoding Uma2 family endonuclease — MATTPKKMISVLPLENGDRLSRCEFERRYQAMPHLRKAELVEGVVYIMASPLRIKSHGEPHGDLIGWLWNYKTATPGVILGIEPTVRLDPDNEPQPDAVLFIPGRQALISEDDYIEGAPELVIEVAASSAAIDLHDKKRTYRRNGVQEYIVWRTLDNQLDWFRLQADEYVALSTDEQGIIRSQVFPGLWLAVTALLLGEMATVLSVLQTGLATTEHQEFMQKLKEE; from the coding sequence ATGGCTACAACTCCTAAAAAAATGATTTCGGTCTTACCTCTAGAAAATGGCGATCGCTTATCTCGATGTGAATTTGAGCGTCGCTATCAGGCAATGCCGCATTTAAGAAAAGCTGAACTGGTTGAAGGAGTTGTGTATATTATGGCATCGCCACTGAGAATTAAAAGTCATGGCGAACCACATGGAGACTTGATCGGATGGTTGTGGAATTATAAAACGGCAACGCCTGGTGTTATTTTGGGGATTGAACCCACAGTGCGTTTAGATCCAGATAACGAACCCCAGCCTGATGCAGTACTATTCATTCCGGGTAGACAGGCATTGATTAGTGAAGATGATTACATCGAAGGCGCACCTGAATTAGTGATAGAAGTGGCAGCAAGCAGTGCAGCAATCGATTTACATGATAAGAAACGCACCTATCGACGCAATGGAGTGCAGGAATATATTGTCTGGCGAACATTAGATAATCAGTTAGATTGGTTTAGGCTGCAAGCGGATGAGTATGTTGCGCTATCAACAGATGAGCAGGGAATTATTCGCTCTCAGGTATTTCCGGGGTTATGGTTGGCAGTAACCGCCTTATTGTTAGGAGAAATGGCAACGGTGTTATCAGTGTTACAGACAGGTTTAGCTACCACTGAACATCAAGAATTTATGCAAAAGTTGAAGGAGGAATAA
- a CDS encoding Uma2 family endonuclease, whose amino-acid sequence MNTVVLNLEPIAHLTDEQFYQLCIANSDLNLEMNATGELIIMPPVGGESGNQEADLITDLNNWNRQAKLGKVFSSSTIFILPNNAKRSPDAAWVKLERWEALTPEQRQKFPPLVPDFVIELRSQTDRLAPIQAKMNEYIQNGLRLGWLINPQDHQVEIYRLAKAVEVMQMPAIISGEDVLPGFELQV is encoded by the coding sequence ATGAATACTGTTGTACTTAATCTAGAACCGATCGCTCATTTAACTGATGAGCAATTCTATCAATTGTGTATTGCCAATAGCGATTTAAACCTAGAAATGAATGCAACGGGAGAATTAATAATTATGCCACCAGTAGGAGGAGAAAGCGGAAACCAAGAAGCAGATCTAATTACAGACTTGAATAATTGGAATCGTCAAGCTAAATTAGGCAAAGTTTTTAGTTCTTCAACTATCTTCATACTTCCAAATAATGCAAAACGTTCCCCTGATGCAGCTTGGGTAAAGTTGGAAAGATGGGAAGCTTTAACACCAGAACAGCGACAAAAGTTTCCGCCACTTGTACCCGATTTTGTAATTGAATTACGTTCTCAGACAGATCGCCTTGCACCTATTCAAGCGAAAATGAATGAATACATCCAAAATGGGCTACGTTTGGGTTGGCTAATTAATCCTCAAGATCACCAAGTGGAAATTTACCGACTTGCAAAAGCTGTAGAAGTTATGCAAATGCCAGCAATTATTTCTGGAGAAGATGTATTACCTGGATTTGAATTGCAAGTATAA
- a CDS encoding class I SAM-dependent methyltransferase, with product MAVNQACGGFGKRLFAWMMAQGSSTYEQAVSDRKRALFADLHGKVLEIGPGTGPNLSYYPKDIDWIGIEPNPYMHSYLQQEAKKLGFNIALCSGTAEWIDAEDNSIDAVVSTLVLCSVPQLDDTLQAILRVLKPGGRFLFIEHVASPRGTLLRKIQTTVRPIWQVLGDGCHPDRETWLALEKAGFASVNYEHFDAPFPIVSPHIIGVATK from the coding sequence ATGGCAGTAAATCAAGCTTGCGGTGGCTTTGGTAAACGTCTATTTGCTTGGATGATGGCTCAAGGTAGTAGTACCTATGAACAGGCGGTAAGCGATCGCAAGCGCGCACTTTTTGCCGATCTCCACGGTAAAGTGTTAGAAATTGGCCCAGGAACTGGTCCCAACCTATCCTACTATCCAAAAGATATTGACTGGATAGGAATTGAGCCAAACCCATATATGCATTCCTATCTGCAACAAGAAGCTAAAAAACTGGGTTTTAATATTGCTCTTTGTAGTGGGACTGCGGAATGGATAGATGCTGAAGATAACAGTATAGATGCTGTGGTTAGTACATTAGTGTTATGTTCTGTACCTCAGTTAGACGATACACTACAGGCAATTTTAAGAGTTCTCAAACCTGGTGGACGCTTCTTGTTTATTGAACACGTTGCCTCACCTCGTGGTACTTTATTGCGAAAAATCCAAACTACAGTTCGCCCAATTTGGCAGGTTCTAGGCGATGGCTGTCATCCTGATCGAGAAACTTGGTTAGCATTGGAAAAAGCGGGATTTGCCAGCGTAAATTATGAACATTTTGATGCACCATTCCCGATTGTTAGCCCTCATATTATAGGGGTTGCCACAAAGTAA